A window of Pseudodesulfovibrio hydrargyri contains these coding sequences:
- a CDS encoding glycosyltransferase family 2 protein, with translation MLPPQPDLVSLSLFARSGMALHILLLLLLLAGTRNFMRRAVRRDTPFKRPGPVATALLVPVGNVTAQTEPGLRSLLEQDLDNYTVTLISRTGTEPAAQLIRRLCTEYAHARHVVAGEAGTCSQKNHNLLAAVAELGPEPEILVFCDSTHLARPDFLARLIQPIAEGGAKLASGYRFVQPDDTRLGTLIQMLAVQSIHMLYAIRPLSQPWGGATAIDRKSFQDNRIPDLWSRTVVDDYSMGPYLQGLGIRSVPVAEACLETHISGQSVRGAADWFYRQLQFFKYYTPFTWAAASILPLCYLGLIAWMAMALIAPAAMGDRADALLYVAALALIAPWYTSVIPNRAPLGRRVAAFFLFTLIAPVQLLRTWTSNTISWQSIDYRMNLSGGIEGITRRDRGQDS, from the coding sequence GTGTTGCCCCCCCAACCCGACCTTGTCTCGCTCAGCCTGTTCGCCCGGTCGGGCATGGCGCTCCACATTCTGCTTCTGCTGCTGCTCCTGGCCGGGACCCGAAACTTCATGCGCCGGGCCGTCAGACGCGACACGCCGTTCAAGCGGCCCGGGCCGGTCGCCACGGCCCTCCTGGTCCCCGTGGGCAACGTCACCGCCCAGACCGAGCCGGGATTGCGCTCCCTGCTCGAACAGGATCTGGACAACTACACCGTGACCCTGATCAGCCGGACCGGGACCGAACCGGCCGCCCAACTGATCCGAAGGCTGTGCACCGAATACGCCCACGCCCGGCATGTGGTCGCGGGCGAGGCCGGGACGTGTTCGCAAAAGAACCACAACCTGCTCGCGGCCGTGGCCGAACTTGGCCCCGAGCCCGAGATACTGGTCTTCTGCGACTCCACCCATCTGGCCCGGCCCGACTTTCTCGCCCGGCTCATCCAGCCCATTGCGGAGGGCGGGGCCAAGCTCGCCTCGGGCTACCGCTTCGTCCAGCCCGACGACACCCGGCTCGGCACGCTCATCCAGATGCTTGCCGTGCAGTCCATTCACATGCTCTACGCCATCAGGCCGCTCTCCCAGCCGTGGGGCGGAGCCACGGCCATCGACCGCAAAAGCTTCCAGGACAACAGGATTCCCGACCTGTGGAGCCGCACCGTGGTGGACGACTATTCCATGGGGCCGTACCTGCAGGGGCTGGGCATCCGCTCCGTCCCGGTAGCCGAGGCGTGTCTGGAAACGCACATCTCGGGACAAAGCGTGCGCGGGGCCGCCGACTGGTTCTACCGGCAGCTGCAATTCTTCAAATACTACACGCCGTTCACCTGGGCGGCCGCCTCCATCCTGCCCCTTTGCTACCTGGGCCTGATCGCGTGGATGGCCATGGCCCTGATCGCCCCGGCCGCCATGGGCGACCGCGCGGACGCGCTGCTCTACGTCGCGGCCCTGGCGCTCATCGCCCCGTGGTACACGAGCGTCATCCCCAACCGCGCCCCGCTCGGCAGGCGTGTGGCCGCCTTTTTCCTGTTCACCCTGATCGCTCCGGTACAGTTGTTGCGCACCTGGACGTCCAACACCATCTCCTGGCAATCCATCGACTACCGCATGAACCTGAGCGGCGGCATCGAGGGCATAACCCGGCGAGACAGGGGACAGGACTCATGA
- the ureG gene encoding urease accessory protein UreG: MSQALRLGIGGPVGSGKTALIEQLCHALRDDYEIAVVTNDIYTREDAEFLTRRAALPPERIRGVETGGCPHTAIREDASANLAAVEELCAEFPDLQLVMVESGGDNLSASFSPELADLTIYVIDVSAGDKIPRKGGPGITRTDLLVINKTDLAPLVGASLDVMARDAEAQRGGNPFVFSNMKTREGLDAIIAFIKKAGMLDG, encoded by the coding sequence ATGTCGCAAGCCCTACGCCTCGGAATCGGCGGCCCGGTCGGGTCCGGCAAGACCGCCCTCATCGAACAACTCTGCCACGCCCTGCGCGACGACTATGAAATCGCCGTGGTCACCAACGACATCTACACCCGGGAGGACGCCGAATTCCTCACCCGGCGAGCGGCCCTGCCGCCCGAACGCATCCGGGGCGTGGAAACGGGCGGATGCCCGCACACGGCCATCCGCGAGGACGCCTCCGCCAACCTGGCGGCGGTCGAGGAATTGTGCGCCGAGTTCCCGGACCTGCAACTGGTCATGGTGGAGTCCGGCGGCGACAACCTGAGCGCCTCCTTTTCCCCGGAGCTGGCCGACCTGACCATCTACGTCATCGACGTGTCGGCCGGTGACAAAATTCCGCGCAAGGGGGGCCCCGGCATCACCCGCACGGACCTGCTGGTCATCAACAAGACGGACCTGGCTCCCCTGGTCGGCGCCTCCCTCGACGTCATGGCCAGGGACGCCGAGGCGCAGCGCGGCGGCAACCCCTTTGTCTTCAGCAACATGAAGACCCGGGAAGGACTGGACGCCATCATAGCCTTCATCAAGAAGGCCGGGATGCTGGACGGCTAG
- a CDS encoding cache domain-containing protein: MKTRILGCALLVLVMTVGMASAEQAPRKVYDLAEGQLAALGSDPVIVEAVKAQNAKGMSLAEIQAMDEKWMNTPGVDPFMKALMDSELGKHLRTLQESKDYYAEIFVMDNQGANVGMTDKTSDYWQGDEAKFQKSFSNGAGAIFVDEVEFDDSTQAYLVQVSVPVVDGGKAIGAITFGIDVDKI; this comes from the coding sequence ATGAAAACGAGAATCTTGGGTTGCGCTTTACTTGTTTTGGTCATGACGGTCGGCATGGCTTCCGCTGAACAGGCCCCCCGGAAGGTGTACGATCTTGCCGAGGGACAGCTGGCGGCCCTGGGATCCGACCCGGTTATCGTGGAAGCGGTCAAGGCCCAGAACGCAAAAGGGATGTCCTTGGCCGAAATTCAGGCCATGGACGAAAAATGGATGAATACGCCCGGCGTTGATCCCTTCATGAAAGCCCTCATGGATTCCGAGCTCGGCAAGCACCTTCGGACGTTGCAGGAATCCAAGGATTACTACGCGGAAATTTTTGTCATGGACAATCAGGGAGCCAATGTCGGCATGACCGACAAGACCTCCGATTATTGGCAAGGCGATGAAGCCAAATTCCAAAAATCCTTTTCCAATGGCGCAGGCGCCATCTTCGTTGACGAAGTGGAGTTCGACGACTCCACGCAGGCCTATCTGGTCCAGGTCTCCGTTCCCGTCGTTGACGGGGGAAAAGCCATTGGGGCCATTACCTTCGGTATTGATGTGGACAAGATATAG
- a CDS encoding methyl-accepting chemotaxis protein, protein MLRLRDIRIGFKLLLIYSVLALLLIGVGVVGILGARAIEGELLEVFNIHLPGTNLLLGADRDLQKLLVAERSMIFTNSNSEAFKTLVDDYNTSLRQFKERVDQFIPLAATDHEKTLITRFKAAMQEWEPLSRQVVEGRVADTREGRRLALDLTLKDAATKFEVMREFIDELIKFNLELAAAAKGQATGSYERNLMIIILAIIFGIVVGGGMAVMISRTISGPINLGLTFASRMAGGDMTTDIPIDQNDEIGKLVKALNKMVLRMRSAVNDVQLSSHSITEGAEELADTALNLAQKSSEQANSVEEISSSMELMGANIRQNAESATETERIALSVASDAEKGGEAVARTADAMKQIAEKISIIEEIARQTNLLALNAAIEAARAGEHGKGFAVVAAEVRKLAERSGQAAGEISDLSFSSVAVAEEAGSMLAKIVPEIKRTAELIQKITSASQEQDQGAIEINRAIQSLDVVVQENTAISERTAANVEEMSSQASQLQQAMTFFSVGGMQRPATAAYAEQRTAPSIPAEETETPTQAEEDADEFARF, encoded by the coding sequence ATGTTGCGTCTCAGGGATATCAGAATTGGCTTCAAACTGCTGCTGATCTACAGTGTTCTCGCCCTGCTGCTCATCGGAGTCGGAGTTGTCGGCATCCTGGGCGCGCGCGCCATCGAAGGGGAATTGCTGGAGGTCTTCAATATCCATCTTCCCGGCACCAACCTGCTGCTCGGTGCTGATCGGGATCTGCAAAAGCTGCTCGTGGCCGAGCGATCGATGATCTTCACCAATTCCAATTCGGAGGCCTTCAAAACGCTGGTCGACGATTACAATACCAGCCTGCGGCAGTTCAAGGAACGGGTCGACCAGTTCATCCCATTGGCGGCAACCGACCACGAGAAAACACTCATCACGCGGTTCAAGGCGGCCATGCAGGAGTGGGAACCTCTCTCGCGACAGGTTGTTGAAGGCCGGGTTGCCGATACGCGCGAGGGCCGAAGGCTGGCTCTTGACCTGACCCTCAAGGACGCGGCCACAAAATTCGAAGTAATGCGCGAATTCATCGATGAACTCATCAAGTTCAACCTTGAATTGGCGGCCGCCGCCAAAGGGCAGGCCACCGGGAGCTATGAACGAAACCTGATGATCATTATCCTGGCGATCATATTCGGCATCGTTGTGGGCGGGGGGATGGCCGTGATGATTTCCAGGACCATTTCCGGTCCCATCAATCTTGGGCTGACGTTTGCCAGCCGGATGGCCGGAGGCGATATGACGACGGATATTCCCATCGACCAGAACGACGAGATCGGCAAGCTCGTCAAGGCGCTCAACAAAATGGTTCTTCGCATGCGCTCCGCCGTCAACGACGTGCAACTCTCCTCCCACAGCATCACGGAAGGAGCCGAGGAACTCGCCGACACGGCCCTGAATCTGGCCCAAAAATCCTCGGAACAGGCCAACAGCGTGGAGGAGATATCCTCATCCATGGAACTGATGGGAGCGAATATCCGGCAGAATGCGGAAAGCGCCACCGAAACGGAGAGAATCGCGCTCTCGGTGGCTTCCGATGCGGAAAAGGGAGGCGAAGCCGTGGCCCGGACAGCGGATGCCATGAAACAGATCGCCGAAAAGATATCCATCATCGAAGAGATCGCCCGCCAGACCAACCTGTTGGCGCTCAATGCCGCCATCGAAGCCGCCCGGGCCGGTGAACACGGAAAGGGGTTTGCCGTAGTCGCGGCGGAAGTGCGCAAACTGGCCGAACGCAGCGGACAGGCCGCCGGAGAGATCAGTGATCTTTCTTTCAGCAGCGTGGCCGTGGCGGAAGAGGCGGGTTCCATGCTCGCCAAAATAGTTCCCGAGATCAAAAGAACGGCTGAATTGATCCAGAAAATCACATCGGCCAGCCAGGAGCAGGACCAGGGGGCGATCGAAATCAACAGGGCCATTCAGTCCCTCGATGTCGTGGTCCAGGAAAACACCGCCATCTCGGAAAGGACCGCTGCAAACGTCGAGGAAATGAGCAGCCAGGCCAGCCAGTTGCAACAGGCGATGACCTTCTTCTCTGTCGGCGGCATGCAGCGACCCGCAACGGCGGCGTATGCGGAACAGCGCACCGCCCCCTCAATACCGGCCGAAGAGACGGAAACGCCTACCCAGGCGGAAGAGGATGCAGATGAATTCGCCCGTTTTTAG
- a CDS encoding urease accessory protein UreF — translation MNVSPQLLRLMQLASPALPVGTFAYSQGLETGADMGVRDEAAASAWIFGVMEHGLTRLDLPILARMQAAWLDDDLPRIEHWSARLLASRETAELRDEERQTGAALARLLRDLGLEDAAAWIQSPKRTFGALFSLAGARWSIGADALCAAYAFAWAENQVAAAIKLLPMGQTGGQRILSRAAQRIPDLVEEALGLEDDAVGGTAPGQVMASALHETQRTRLFRS, via the coding sequence GTGAACGTTTCGCCGCAACTGCTCAGGCTCATGCAGCTGGCCAGCCCCGCCCTGCCGGTGGGCACTTTCGCCTATTCCCAGGGGTTGGAGACCGGCGCCGACATGGGCGTGCGGGACGAAGCCGCCGCGTCGGCCTGGATATTCGGGGTCATGGAACACGGCCTGACCCGCCTGGACCTGCCCATCCTGGCCCGCATGCAGGCCGCCTGGCTGGACGACGACCTGCCCCGGATCGAGCACTGGTCCGCCCGCCTCCTGGCCTCGCGGGAGACCGCCGAACTGCGCGACGAGGAACGCCAGACCGGGGCGGCCCTGGCCCGCCTTTTGCGCGATCTCGGCCTGGAGGACGCGGCGGCGTGGATTCAATCCCCCAAACGGACCTTCGGCGCGCTGTTTAGCCTGGCCGGGGCGCGCTGGTCCATCGGAGCGGACGCCCTCTGCGCCGCCTACGCCTTCGCCTGGGCCGAAAACCAGGTGGCCGCGGCCATCAAGCTGCTCCCCATGGGGCAGACCGGCGGCCAGCGCATTCTTTCCCGGGCGGCCCAGCGCATACCCGATCTGGTGGAAGAGGCACTGGGCCTGGAAGACGACGCCGTGGGCGGCACCGCCCCGGGCCAGGTTATGGCTTCGGCCCTGCACGAAACACAGCGCACGAGGCTGTTCCGCTCCTGA
- a CDS encoding glycosyltransferase family 2 protein — protein sequence MLNNKKIVLVMPAYNAAETLERTYRDIPGGVVDEFILVDDMSRDNTVEVSRSLGISTFRHERNRGYGGNQKTCYAKALEAGADIVVMLHPDYQYTPKLIPAMASPIAEGVHDCMLGSRILGKGARIGGMPLYKYVANRFLTLLQNLLVNEKLSEYHTGYRAFSREVLERLPLEGNSDDFIFDNQMLCQLIYAGFRIGEVTCPTKYEKESSSISFLRSCKYGLGVLRCSAETFLHRRGLRKSAMLEPLDGPK from the coding sequence ATGCTGAACAACAAGAAGATCGTCCTGGTCATGCCCGCCTACAACGCGGCCGAGACCCTGGAAAGGACCTACAGAGACATCCCCGGGGGGGTGGTCGACGAATTCATCCTGGTGGACGACATGAGCCGGGACAACACGGTCGAGGTCTCGCGCTCGCTCGGCATCTCCACCTTCCGCCACGAGCGCAACCGGGGCTACGGCGGCAACCAAAAGACCTGTTATGCCAAGGCGCTGGAAGCCGGGGCGGACATAGTGGTCATGCTCCACCCGGACTACCAGTACACGCCCAAACTCATCCCGGCCATGGCCTCGCCCATCGCCGAGGGCGTGCACGACTGCATGCTCGGCTCGCGCATCCTGGGCAAGGGGGCGCGCATCGGCGGCATGCCGCTCTACAAATACGTGGCCAACCGATTCCTGACCCTGCTCCAAAACCTGCTGGTCAACGAGAAGCTGTCCGAATACCACACCGGCTACCGCGCCTTTTCCCGCGAGGTCCTGGAGCGGCTGCCGCTTGAAGGCAACAGCGACGACTTCATCTTCGACAACCAGATGCTCTGCCAGCTCATCTACGCCGGATTCCGCATCGGCGAGGTCACCTGCCCGACCAAGTACGAGAAGGAGTCCTCGTCCATCAGCTTCCTGCGCTCCTGCAAGTACGGACTCGGCGTCCTCCGCTGCTCGGCGGAGACCTTTCTGCACCGCAGGGGTCTGCGCAAGTCGGCCATGCTGGAGCCGCTGGACGGGCCCAAATAA
- a CDS encoding glycosyltransferase, with amino-acid sequence MTSAGTWLVIPCFNEERRLSLTGMADALETFPGVHLCMVDDGSADGTLALLSAFAESHPGRVTVLRHDLNRGKAEAVRTGVLHGLDNTGHQRLGYWDADLATPLDELSLFERETERTPDWDILMGCRHQRLGTKIRRKKTRHYTGRVFATMVSQLLDLPVYDTQCGAKIFRRDVIGSLFSRPFRTTWIFDVELLARYIAAKGREAALERIREVPLDRWTDVGGSKLSPAAYLKAIGDLFILSRTYAAKRGSDSNRHR; translated from the coding sequence ATGACCTCCGCCGGAACCTGGCTCGTCATCCCCTGCTTCAACGAGGAGCGGCGGCTCAGCCTGACCGGGATGGCGGACGCCCTGGAGACGTTTCCCGGCGTGCATCTGTGCATGGTGGACGACGGCAGCGCGGACGGCACCCTTGCCCTGCTCTCCGCCTTTGCCGAGAGCCATCCCGGCCGGGTGACCGTGCTGCGCCACGACCTGAACCGGGGCAAGGCCGAGGCCGTGCGCACCGGCGTGCTGCACGGGCTGGACAACACCGGGCACCAACGGCTCGGGTACTGGGACGCCGACCTGGCCACGCCGCTCGACGAGTTGAGCCTCTTCGAGCGCGAGACCGAGCGCACTCCGGATTGGGACATCCTCATGGGCTGCCGCCACCAGCGGCTCGGGACCAAAATCCGGCGCAAGAAGACGCGCCACTACACGGGCCGGGTGTTCGCCACCATGGTCTCCCAACTCCTCGATCTGCCGGTCTACGACACTCAGTGCGGGGCCAAGATATTCCGCCGCGACGTGATCGGCAGCCTCTTTTCCCGCCCGTTCCGGACCACCTGGATTTTCGACGTGGAACTGCTGGCCCGGTACATCGCCGCCAAGGGCCGGGAGGCCGCGCTTGAGCGCATCCGCGAGGTCCCGCTTGACCGGTGGACGGACGTGGGCGGTTCCAAGCTCTCCCCCGCCGCCTACCTGAAGGCGATCGGGGACCTCTTCATCCTCTCCCGCACCTATGCCGCGAAGCGCGGCTCCGACTCCAATCGACACAGGTAG
- the ureE gene encoding urease accessory protein UreE, with translation MLKIDRLMAVPDGEIDDVLALPHVLRERSRQLVRLDSGREAGLFLPRGTVLRDGDTLLAEDGTRILVRATDEPLSEVTFPDGLAMAKACFHLGNRHVPLEISVGRVRYIHDPVVDDMLRGMGFRVGALMAPFHPEAGAYHMPEIRLGCQPKPVGKRQ, from the coding sequence ATGTTGAAGATCGACCGGCTGATGGCCGTCCCAGACGGCGAAATCGACGATGTCCTGGCCCTCCCGCACGTTCTGCGGGAGCGGTCCAGGCAGCTCGTCCGCCTGGACTCCGGCCGGGAGGCCGGGCTGTTCCTGCCACGGGGCACGGTGCTGCGCGACGGCGACACCCTGCTGGCCGAGGACGGCACCCGCATCCTGGTCAGGGCCACGGACGAACCGCTGTCCGAAGTGACGTTCCCGGACGGACTGGCCATGGCCAAGGCGTGTTTCCACCTGGGCAACCGCCACGTCCCCCTGGAGATCAGCGTGGGCAGGGTGCGCTACATCCACGATCCCGTGGTGGACGACATGCTCCGAGGCATGGGATTCAGGGTCGGCGCCCTCATGGCCCCCTTCCACCCCGAGGCCGGGGCCTACCACATGCCGGAGATCCGTCTCGGCTGCCAACCGAAACCGGTGGGGAAACGCCAGTGA